The Paenibacillus sp. J23TS9 genome segment ATTGATCCTTTTGGAAAGAAATACGATCGGACTCATCATGCAGGCGATTTGGTTGCAAAGTATGACGGAATGACCAAGGAAGAGCTGGACGAGCAGCATGCCGAAGTGCGCGTTGCAGGCAGAATTATGGCCAAGCGTGGCATGGGTAAAGCTATTTTCGCTCACATCCAGGATCTCAGCGGTAAAATTCAGATTTATGTGCGCCAGGATTCTGTTCCTGAAGCAGCATTTGCTGCGTTCCGCCTGCTTGATCTCGGGGATATTGTCGGTATTACCGGCACCATGTTCAAGACCAAAACGGGAGAAACCACGATCAAAGCAAGTGAAGTCGAGGTTCTTTCGAAGTCCCTCTATCCACTGCCTGACAAATACCATGGTTTGAAGGATGTTGAGCTTCGCTACCGTCAACGCTATGTTGACCTGATCATCAATCCTGAAGTGCAGCAAACATTCATTACGCGTTCCCGTATCATTCAATCGATGCGTCGTTATCTGGACTCCCAGGGCTATCTGGAAGTAGAAACGCCAACCCTGCATGCCATCGCTGGCGGAGCAGCGGCAAAGCCATTTATTACACATCATAATGCGCTTGATATGCAGCTTTACATGCGTATTGCGATTGAACTGCACTTGAAACGCCTCATCGTTGGCGGCTTGGAAAAAGTCTACGAAATCGGACGTGTATATCGTAACGAGGGTATTTCTACACGCCATAATCCGGAATTCACCATGATTGAGCTGTATGAAGCCTATGCGGACTACCAGGATATTATGAACCTGACCGAAAGCATGATTGCCCATATTGCCCAAGAAGTGCTTGGCACTCAGGTGGTTAACTATCAGGGACATGAAGTGAACCTGGCACCAGCATGGCGCCGTGTATCTATGGTGGATGCCGTTAAAGAAGTGAAGGGTGTTGACTTCGGCGTACAGATGACGAATGAAGAGGCGCATCAACTTGCGAAAGAGCATCACGTCAAAGTTGAGCCACATATGACCTTCGGCCATATCCTGAATGCATTCTTTGAAGAGTTTGTAGAGGAGACCT includes the following:
- the lysS gene encoding lysine--tRNA ligase, with the translated sequence MSEEVNNHEEEIELSEMLQIRRGKLDELRSLGIDPFGKKYDRTHHAGDLVAKYDGMTKEELDEQHAEVRVAGRIMAKRGMGKAIFAHIQDLSGKIQIYVRQDSVPEAAFAAFRLLDLGDIVGITGTMFKTKTGETTIKASEVEVLSKSLYPLPDKYHGLKDVELRYRQRYVDLIINPEVQQTFITRSRIIQSMRRYLDSQGYLEVETPTLHAIAGGAAAKPFITHHNALDMQLYMRIAIELHLKRLIVGGLEKVYEIGRVYRNEGISTRHNPEFTMIELYEAYADYQDIMNLTESMIAHIAQEVLGTQVVNYQGHEVNLAPAWRRVSMVDAVKEVKGVDFGVQMTNEEAHQLAKEHHVKVEPHMTFGHILNAFFEEFVEETLIQPTFVTGHPVEISPLAKKNEQDPRFTDRFELFVVAREHANAFSELNDPIDQRQRFEAQIKEREQGNDEAHEMDEDFLNALEYGMPPTGGLGIGIDRLVMLLTNAPSIRDVLLFPHMRNRTQE